In Passer domesticus isolate bPasDom1 chromosome 12, bPasDom1.hap1, whole genome shotgun sequence, the following proteins share a genomic window:
- the CHST8 gene encoding carbohydrate sulfotransferase 8 isoform X3 has product MGFQQPKKQDCVASNDQDGRLRKNSADRAATVKQSSSLEASESVPTKLQSTDRRQSSIMFAMKDQQKGEEINSIKLHKRRRRFIIKKSPILISMNSSILNLPTLKYEDRNNSKWKSLYQIQGERKRIMRETCSKYKSNNRRIITPYHVSRIFVEDKYRVLYCEVPKAGCSNWKRVLMVLNGLASSTKDIQHNTVHYGNYLKRLDGFDHKGIYHRLSTYTKMLFIREPFEKLVSAFRDKFEHPNNYYHPVFGKAIISRYRVNATKEALRTGSGVKFKEFIQYLLDVHRPVGMDIHWDHVNRLCSPCLIDYDFVGKFESMEEDANFFLHLIGAPQNLTFPKFKDRHSNEERTTTKITQQYFAQLSPSQRQQSYDFYYMDYLMFNYSKPFEDLY; this is encoded by the exons ATGGGATTCCAGCAACCAAAAAAA CAGGACTGTGTTGCCAGCAATGACCAGGATGGAAGATTAAGAAAAAATAGTGCAGACAGAGCAGCAACAGTTAAGCAGAGCAGTTCATTAGAGGCATCTGAAAGTGTGCCCACCAAGCTTCAAAGCACCGACAGAAGGCAAAGCAGCATCATGTTTGCTATGAAAGATCAACAGAAAGGTGAAGAAATTAATTCCATCAAGCTCCATAAACGCAGGAGGAGGTTTATAATTAAAAAGAGCCCAATTCTGATTTCCATGAACAGCTCTATTCTCAACCTGCCCACACTTAAATATGAGGATAGAAACAACAGCAAGTGGAAAAGTCTCTATCAGATCCAAGGAGAAAGGAAGCGGATTATGAGGGAAACTTGTTCAAAATACAAGAGTAATAACAGAAGAATAATCACTCCTTACCACGTGTCTAGAATATTTGTAGAGGATAAATACAGAGTTTTGTACTGTGAAGTGCCCAAAGCGGGCTGCTCGAACTGGAAGCGGGTGCTCATGGTGCTGAACGGGCTGGCCTCCTCCACAAAGGACATCCAGCACAACACCGTGCACTACGGAAACTACCTGAAACGCCTGGATGGCTTTGACCACAAGGGCATTTACCACAGGCTCAGCACTTACACAAAAATGCTCTTTATTCGTGAGCCCTTTGAAAAGCTGGTGTCTGCCTTCCGGGACAAGTTTGAACACCCAAACAACTACTACCACCCGGTCTTTGGGAAAGCCATCATTTCCAGATACCGTGTCAATGCCACCAAAGAAGCACTAAGGACAGGCTCTGGAGTCAAGTTTAAAGAGTTCATTCAATACCTGCTGGATGTACACAGGCCCGTGGGTATGGATATACACTGGGATCATGTCAACAGGCTTTGCAGCCCATGTCTAATAGACTACGACTTCGTTGGGAAATTTGAAAGTATGGAAGAAGATGCAAACTTTTTCTTGCACTTAATTGGTGCTCCACAAAATTTAACTTTCCCCAAGTTTAAAGATCGTCACTCTAATGAAGAAAGAACTACCACTAAAATTACACAGCAGTATTTTGCACAGCTTTCTCCTTCTCAACGACAACAAAGCTATGACTTTTACTATATGGATTACTTGATGTTCAACTACTCAAAACCTTTTGAAGATTTATATTAA
- the CHST8 gene encoding carbohydrate sulfotransferase 8 isoform X2: MRLTCMFSFILLFGAVGLVVFIHLQDPEEIVHQQTPGIKYNMGFQQPKKDCVASNDQDGRLRKNSADRAATVKQSSSLEASESVPTKLQSTDRRQSSIMFAMKDQQKGEEINSIKLHKRRRRFIIKKSPILISMNSSILNLPTLKYEDRNNSKWKSLYQIQGERKRIMRETCSKYKSNNRRIITPYHVSRIFVEDKYRVLYCEVPKAGCSNWKRVLMVLNGLASSTKDIQHNTVHYGNYLKRLDGFDHKGIYHRLSTYTKMLFIREPFEKLVSAFRDKFEHPNNYYHPVFGKAIISRYRVNATKEALRTGSGVKFKEFIQYLLDVHRPVGMDIHWDHVNRLCSPCLIDYDFVGKFESMEEDANFFLHLIGAPQNLTFPKFKDRHSNEERTTTKITQQYFAQLSPSQRQQSYDFYYMDYLMFNYSKPFEDLY, encoded by the exons GGATAAAATATAACATGGGATTCCAGCAACCAAAAAAA GACTGTGTTGCCAGCAATGACCAGGATGGAAGATTAAGAAAAAATAGTGCAGACAGAGCAGCAACAGTTAAGCAGAGCAGTTCATTAGAGGCATCTGAAAGTGTGCCCACCAAGCTTCAAAGCACCGACAGAAGGCAAAGCAGCATCATGTTTGCTATGAAAGATCAACAGAAAGGTGAAGAAATTAATTCCATCAAGCTCCATAAACGCAGGAGGAGGTTTATAATTAAAAAGAGCCCAATTCTGATTTCCATGAACAGCTCTATTCTCAACCTGCCCACACTTAAATATGAGGATAGAAACAACAGCAAGTGGAAAAGTCTCTATCAGATCCAAGGAGAAAGGAAGCGGATTATGAGGGAAACTTGTTCAAAATACAAGAGTAATAACAGAAGAATAATCACTCCTTACCACGTGTCTAGAATATTTGTAGAGGATAAATACAGAGTTTTGTACTGTGAAGTGCCCAAAGCGGGCTGCTCGAACTGGAAGCGGGTGCTCATGGTGCTGAACGGGCTGGCCTCCTCCACAAAGGACATCCAGCACAACACCGTGCACTACGGAAACTACCTGAAACGCCTGGATGGCTTTGACCACAAGGGCATTTACCACAGGCTCAGCACTTACACAAAAATGCTCTTTATTCGTGAGCCCTTTGAAAAGCTGGTGTCTGCCTTCCGGGACAAGTTTGAACACCCAAACAACTACTACCACCCGGTCTTTGGGAAAGCCATCATTTCCAGATACCGTGTCAATGCCACCAAAGAAGCACTAAGGACAGGCTCTGGAGTCAAGTTTAAAGAGTTCATTCAATACCTGCTGGATGTACACAGGCCCGTGGGTATGGATATACACTGGGATCATGTCAACAGGCTTTGCAGCCCATGTCTAATAGACTACGACTTCGTTGGGAAATTTGAAAGTATGGAAGAAGATGCAAACTTTTTCTTGCACTTAATTGGTGCTCCACAAAATTTAACTTTCCCCAAGTTTAAAGATCGTCACTCTAATGAAGAAAGAACTACCACTAAAATTACACAGCAGTATTTTGCACAGCTTTCTCCTTCTCAACGACAACAAAGCTATGACTTTTACTATATGGATTACTTGATGTTCAACTACTCAAAACCTTTTGAAGATTTATATTAA
- the CHST8 gene encoding carbohydrate sulfotransferase 8 isoform X1, whose product MRLTCMFSFILLFGAVGLVVFIHLQDPEEIVHQQTPGIKYNMGFQQPKKQDCVASNDQDGRLRKNSADRAATVKQSSSLEASESVPTKLQSTDRRQSSIMFAMKDQQKGEEINSIKLHKRRRRFIIKKSPILISMNSSILNLPTLKYEDRNNSKWKSLYQIQGERKRIMRETCSKYKSNNRRIITPYHVSRIFVEDKYRVLYCEVPKAGCSNWKRVLMVLNGLASSTKDIQHNTVHYGNYLKRLDGFDHKGIYHRLSTYTKMLFIREPFEKLVSAFRDKFEHPNNYYHPVFGKAIISRYRVNATKEALRTGSGVKFKEFIQYLLDVHRPVGMDIHWDHVNRLCSPCLIDYDFVGKFESMEEDANFFLHLIGAPQNLTFPKFKDRHSNEERTTTKITQQYFAQLSPSQRQQSYDFYYMDYLMFNYSKPFEDLY is encoded by the exons GGATAAAATATAACATGGGATTCCAGCAACCAAAAAAA CAGGACTGTGTTGCCAGCAATGACCAGGATGGAAGATTAAGAAAAAATAGTGCAGACAGAGCAGCAACAGTTAAGCAGAGCAGTTCATTAGAGGCATCTGAAAGTGTGCCCACCAAGCTTCAAAGCACCGACAGAAGGCAAAGCAGCATCATGTTTGCTATGAAAGATCAACAGAAAGGTGAAGAAATTAATTCCATCAAGCTCCATAAACGCAGGAGGAGGTTTATAATTAAAAAGAGCCCAATTCTGATTTCCATGAACAGCTCTATTCTCAACCTGCCCACACTTAAATATGAGGATAGAAACAACAGCAAGTGGAAAAGTCTCTATCAGATCCAAGGAGAAAGGAAGCGGATTATGAGGGAAACTTGTTCAAAATACAAGAGTAATAACAGAAGAATAATCACTCCTTACCACGTGTCTAGAATATTTGTAGAGGATAAATACAGAGTTTTGTACTGTGAAGTGCCCAAAGCGGGCTGCTCGAACTGGAAGCGGGTGCTCATGGTGCTGAACGGGCTGGCCTCCTCCACAAAGGACATCCAGCACAACACCGTGCACTACGGAAACTACCTGAAACGCCTGGATGGCTTTGACCACAAGGGCATTTACCACAGGCTCAGCACTTACACAAAAATGCTCTTTATTCGTGAGCCCTTTGAAAAGCTGGTGTCTGCCTTCCGGGACAAGTTTGAACACCCAAACAACTACTACCACCCGGTCTTTGGGAAAGCCATCATTTCCAGATACCGTGTCAATGCCACCAAAGAAGCACTAAGGACAGGCTCTGGAGTCAAGTTTAAAGAGTTCATTCAATACCTGCTGGATGTACACAGGCCCGTGGGTATGGATATACACTGGGATCATGTCAACAGGCTTTGCAGCCCATGTCTAATAGACTACGACTTCGTTGGGAAATTTGAAAGTATGGAAGAAGATGCAAACTTTTTCTTGCACTTAATTGGTGCTCCACAAAATTTAACTTTCCCCAAGTTTAAAGATCGTCACTCTAATGAAGAAAGAACTACCACTAAAATTACACAGCAGTATTTTGCACAGCTTTCTCCTTCTCAACGACAACAAAGCTATGACTTTTACTATATGGATTACTTGATGTTCAACTACTCAAAACCTTTTGAAGATTTATATTAA
- the CHST8 gene encoding carbohydrate sulfotransferase 8 isoform X4 — translation MGFQQPKKDCVASNDQDGRLRKNSADRAATVKQSSSLEASESVPTKLQSTDRRQSSIMFAMKDQQKGEEINSIKLHKRRRRFIIKKSPILISMNSSILNLPTLKYEDRNNSKWKSLYQIQGERKRIMRETCSKYKSNNRRIITPYHVSRIFVEDKYRVLYCEVPKAGCSNWKRVLMVLNGLASSTKDIQHNTVHYGNYLKRLDGFDHKGIYHRLSTYTKMLFIREPFEKLVSAFRDKFEHPNNYYHPVFGKAIISRYRVNATKEALRTGSGVKFKEFIQYLLDVHRPVGMDIHWDHVNRLCSPCLIDYDFVGKFESMEEDANFFLHLIGAPQNLTFPKFKDRHSNEERTTTKITQQYFAQLSPSQRQQSYDFYYMDYLMFNYSKPFEDLY, via the exons ATGGGATTCCAGCAACCAAAAAAA GACTGTGTTGCCAGCAATGACCAGGATGGAAGATTAAGAAAAAATAGTGCAGACAGAGCAGCAACAGTTAAGCAGAGCAGTTCATTAGAGGCATCTGAAAGTGTGCCCACCAAGCTTCAAAGCACCGACAGAAGGCAAAGCAGCATCATGTTTGCTATGAAAGATCAACAGAAAGGTGAAGAAATTAATTCCATCAAGCTCCATAAACGCAGGAGGAGGTTTATAATTAAAAAGAGCCCAATTCTGATTTCCATGAACAGCTCTATTCTCAACCTGCCCACACTTAAATATGAGGATAGAAACAACAGCAAGTGGAAAAGTCTCTATCAGATCCAAGGAGAAAGGAAGCGGATTATGAGGGAAACTTGTTCAAAATACAAGAGTAATAACAGAAGAATAATCACTCCTTACCACGTGTCTAGAATATTTGTAGAGGATAAATACAGAGTTTTGTACTGTGAAGTGCCCAAAGCGGGCTGCTCGAACTGGAAGCGGGTGCTCATGGTGCTGAACGGGCTGGCCTCCTCCACAAAGGACATCCAGCACAACACCGTGCACTACGGAAACTACCTGAAACGCCTGGATGGCTTTGACCACAAGGGCATTTACCACAGGCTCAGCACTTACACAAAAATGCTCTTTATTCGTGAGCCCTTTGAAAAGCTGGTGTCTGCCTTCCGGGACAAGTTTGAACACCCAAACAACTACTACCACCCGGTCTTTGGGAAAGCCATCATTTCCAGATACCGTGTCAATGCCACCAAAGAAGCACTAAGGACAGGCTCTGGAGTCAAGTTTAAAGAGTTCATTCAATACCTGCTGGATGTACACAGGCCCGTGGGTATGGATATACACTGGGATCATGTCAACAGGCTTTGCAGCCCATGTCTAATAGACTACGACTTCGTTGGGAAATTTGAAAGTATGGAAGAAGATGCAAACTTTTTCTTGCACTTAATTGGTGCTCCACAAAATTTAACTTTCCCCAAGTTTAAAGATCGTCACTCTAATGAAGAAAGAACTACCACTAAAATTACACAGCAGTATTTTGCACAGCTTTCTCCTTCTCAACGACAACAAAGCTATGACTTTTACTATATGGATTACTTGATGTTCAACTACTCAAAACCTTTTGAAGATTTATATTAA